In a genomic window of Methanobacterium alcaliphilum:
- a CDS encoding flavodoxin family protein: protein MKVLAIIGSPQKKGNSYRATREIENQINKIGSVDFEYLFLQDVHLEMCRGCFNCISRGEKYCPLKDDREKIEQMMTNSDGVIFVSPCYCQNVSGLMKNFIDRFAYVFHRPIFFKQQAMILASTAGSGLNETLDYMEIMQVWGFGNMVKLGIINPPWPMRNGLKKKNHSKIEKASLKFYKNLEKKGVSKPTFKQYMHFRFMKFTSSLGEYMPADHEFYKDKEEYFYPLKINPLKKYFVSFFMKIILFIMKDMGPAEK, encoded by the coding sequence ATGAAAGTTCTAGCAATTATTGGAAGTCCCCAAAAAAAAGGAAACAGTTATCGGGCCACGAGAGAAATTGAAAATCAAATTAATAAGATAGGTTCTGTGGATTTTGAATATCTATTCTTACAAGATGTGCACCTGGAAATGTGTAGGGGCTGTTTTAACTGCATCAGTCGCGGAGAAAAATATTGTCCCCTGAAAGATGACCGCGAAAAGATAGAGCAGATGATGACTAACTCCGATGGGGTGATATTTGTATCCCCATGTTATTGTCAGAACGTTAGTGGATTAATGAAGAATTTTATTGACCGATTTGCTTATGTATTCCATCGACCCATATTTTTCAAGCAGCAAGCCATGATTCTTGCATCCACAGCAGGTTCCGGGCTGAATGAAACTTTAGATTATATGGAAATAATGCAAGTATGGGGTTTTGGGAATATGGTGAAATTAGGAATTATAAACCCCCCATGGCCCATGAGAAATGGTTTAAAAAAGAAAAATCACTCTAAAATTGAAAAAGCTTCTTTAAAATTCTATAAAAACCTTGAAAAAAAAGGAGTATCTAAACCAACATTTAAACAGTACATGCATTTCAGATTCATGAAATTTACATCATCTCTAGGTGAATACATGCCTGCAGATCATGAATTTTATAAAGATAAAGAGGAATATTTCTATCCTTTAAAAATAAATCCCTTAAAGAAATATTTTGTCTCATTTTTCATGAAGATTATTTTATTTATAATGAAAGACATGGGCCCTGCAGAAAAATAA
- a CDS encoding GNAT family N-acetyltransferase — protein sequence MELIITKCEFDDVKPLKELYKECYLFHEKRGFKLIKTHEAPDLFAEYVLDHLNDQKSLILVAKYCDEVVGYCFARILEKPPVYTEHIYGEIDNISVLEKYQRRGIGKNLFLKTLNWFKTNNIQFIEVGVTIGNEKSNSFWEKMGFESHMKIKLMEIPDRE from the coding sequence TTGGAACTAATTATAACAAAATGTGAATTTGACGATGTTAAGCCTTTAAAAGAATTGTACAAAGAATGTTACCTTTTCCATGAAAAAAGAGGTTTCAAGTTGATAAAAACTCATGAAGCCCCTGATTTATTTGCAGAATATGTTTTAGACCATTTAAATGATCAGAAATCATTAATATTGGTGGCAAAATACTGTGATGAAGTTGTAGGATATTGTTTTGCTCGTATTTTAGAAAAACCTCCAGTATATACTGAGCATATTTATGGGGAAATCGATAATATCTCTGTTTTAGAAAAATATCAAAGAAGAGGAATTGGCAAAAATCTCTTTTTAAAAACTTTAAACTGGTTTAAAACAAATAATATTCAATTTATTGAAGTTGGAGTCACTATTGGAAATGAAAAATCTAACTCTTTTTGGGAAAAGATGGGATTTGAATCCCACATGAAAATAAAATTAATGGAAATACCAGATAGAGAATAA
- the glmM gene encoding phosphoglucosamine mutase: protein MKRLFGTFGVRRVTNQELTPEFASKLATAYGTLIQGKVAVGGDTRTSTPMIKHAVIAGLLSSGCDVIDLGLLPTPAVQYAVRNYYDGGVIITASHNPPQYNGIKFVDEDGIGIRDDMEEKIEDMFFNENPKRVPWDEIGEVTTNERIVEEYQEQVLKRVDQESIKKAGLKVVVDCGSGAGCFTAPYIFRKLGCEILTMNCQPDGFFPGRDPEPIKDNLKELIEVVKATGADLGLAHDGDADRTICIDENGEFVLGDKTFALVEKQMLQENNGGLVVTTVATSTAIYDVAEENNGEVIATAVGDLLVARKLKEENGLFGGEENGGLIFPDFVYGRDAALSAAKIIEIMSKTKKTLSELVSKLPVYYSEKMKIKCPDNLKSQVMDNIATEISNDPSGYEVDTTDGVKIFTPDGWVIIRPSGTEPIFRCFSEAANQDKATEMAQWGISLVEKYL from the coding sequence ATGAAACGATTGTTTGGAACTTTTGGAGTTAGAAGAGTGACTAACCAGGAATTAACGCCTGAATTCGCCTCAAAATTAGCTACAGCATATGGTACACTGATTCAGGGGAAAGTGGCTGTAGGTGGGGATACAAGAACTTCCACTCCTATGATAAAACATGCAGTTATAGCTGGTTTGCTGTCTTCTGGCTGTGATGTGATTGATTTGGGTTTGCTTCCTACTCCTGCTGTTCAATATGCAGTAAGAAATTACTATGATGGTGGAGTAATTATAACCGCTTCCCATAACCCTCCTCAATATAATGGGATAAAATTTGTCGATGAGGATGGAATTGGAATTAGGGATGATATGGAAGAAAAGATTGAAGATATGTTCTTCAATGAAAACCCTAAACGGGTCCCATGGGATGAAATCGGAGAAGTCACTACTAATGAAAGGATAGTTGAAGAATACCAAGAACAAGTTTTAAAGAGGGTGGATCAAGAATCCATTAAAAAAGCAGGATTAAAAGTGGTGGTAGATTGTGGTTCTGGGGCGGGGTGTTTCACTGCTCCATATATATTCCGAAAATTGGGTTGTGAGATTTTAACCATGAATTGTCAACCGGACGGATTTTTCCCAGGTAGAGATCCGGAACCTATTAAAGACAACCTAAAAGAATTAATTGAAGTTGTAAAGGCCACTGGAGCAGATTTAGGTCTGGCTCATGATGGTGATGCCGATAGAACCATATGTATAGATGAAAATGGAGAATTTGTTTTAGGGGATAAAACTTTTGCTCTGGTGGAAAAACAGATGCTCCAAGAAAATAATGGGGGCCTGGTGGTGACTACTGTGGCCACATCAACTGCTATTTATGATGTCGCAGAAGAAAACAATGGTGAAGTAATTGCTACAGCTGTTGGAGATCTTCTGGTTGCGCGAAAACTCAAAGAAGAAAATGGATTATTTGGTGGAGAAGAAAATGGTGGTTTAATTTTCCCTGATTTTGTTTATGGTCGGGATGCTGCACTTTCTGCTGCTAAGATAATTGAGATAATGTCTAAAACTAAAAAAACTCTTTCTGAATTAGTTTCTAAGTTACCAGTATATTATTCTGAAAAAATGAAGATTAAATGTCCTGATAATCTTAAAAGTCAGGTAATGGATAATATAGCCACTGAAATTTCCAATGATCCAAGTGGATATGAAGTAGACACCACGGATGGGGTTAAAATATTCACTCCCGATGGGTGGGTAATTATTAGACCTTCTGGAACTGAACCAATTTTCAGATGTTTTTCAGAAGCGGCTAATCAGGATAAAGCTACTGAAATGGCTCAGTGGGGAATATCTCTAGTTGAAAAATATTTATAA
- a CDS encoding glycosyltransferase family 39 protein, with protein MSEGVSNLIQKCENWFILLPAIIVFCLVLIPTLKYQWPLSWDIFYHIHLSELYFQNGLTYWDMLTYAPYGRPIYYAPLFHFTLLNISKIFNISLFDAARYLQPVLTSLIVLSFSLAVSRIYNSTAGFLTGIFVMFTPLFYRMVLPIPEAMAMMFLPLIGLFYYLSLENNDFKYALLAGIFWGLTLLTHMLSAGIIILVIIVFTIISKIKNRDTRVKYFILFSVIGLFIAAIWWLPLLIKYGYVFKSPPAEGYLPDRYMDVFGSIPFIFGAIGILHLLQRKEKRDILFISWLFTVLVVSLSFFIGVPVITDRILTFAVFPLMALASIGVGRVNFNRDKKPFYVLIILITILGSYSGYITLQKGQIAVSDSEIDIAQWFKNNGDKTRVAVFDNFLMDPVVVSISKQPVSAGGYAPGMVNAIDINKYLSGNFTSSEIDMDNVGYLILKNNATDPPYGEVVYQNKAYKIFQF; from the coding sequence ATGTCAGAAGGGGTTTCCAATTTAATTCAAAAATGTGAAAACTGGTTCATATTGCTTCCAGCAATAATTGTTTTTTGTCTGGTTTTAATACCTACTTTAAAGTACCAATGGCCATTAAGTTGGGACATATTTTATCACATCCACCTAAGCGAACTTTATTTTCAAAATGGGTTAACTTACTGGGATATGTTAACATATGCTCCTTATGGGCGGCCTATTTATTATGCTCCTCTTTTCCACTTTACTCTTTTAAATATTTCCAAAATCTTTAATATAAGTTTATTTGATGCAGCCAGATACTTACAACCTGTTTTAACATCATTAATTGTATTGTCATTTTCTCTGGCGGTTTCAAGGATTTATAATTCAACTGCGGGGTTTTTAACAGGCATATTTGTCATGTTCACTCCTTTATTTTATAGGATGGTGCTGCCCATACCTGAAGCAATGGCAATGATGTTTCTACCACTAATAGGCTTATTTTATTATCTTTCTTTAGAAAATAATGATTTTAAATATGCATTATTGGCGGGTATATTTTGGGGATTAACTTTATTGACCCATATGCTTTCTGCAGGCATAATTATATTAGTAATTATAGTTTTTACCATAATTTCAAAAATTAAAAACAGAGATACTCGTGTCAAATATTTTATCTTGTTTTCAGTGATAGGTCTCTTTATAGCTGCAATATGGTGGCTGCCACTGCTTATTAAATATGGTTATGTATTCAAATCACCACCTGCTGAAGGTTATCTGCCGGATAGGTACATGGATGTTTTTGGAAGCATTCCTTTTATATTTGGGGCAATAGGTATTCTTCATCTCCTCCAGAGAAAAGAAAAAAGAGATATATTGTTTATTTCATGGCTATTTACTGTTTTAGTAGTAAGTTTATCCTTTTTTATAGGGGTTCCTGTTATAACTGATCGGATTTTAACTTTTGCAGTATTTCCTCTTATGGCCTTAGCAAGTATAGGGGTGGGAAGAGTCAACTTCAATAGGGATAAAAAACCATTCTATGTATTAATTATCTTAATAACAATTTTGGGTTCCTACAGTGGGTATATCACCCTGCAAAAAGGACAAATTGCAGTATCGGACTCAGAAATTGATATAGCGCAATGGTTTAAAAATAACGGTGATAAAACGAGAGTGGCGGTGTTTGATAATTTCCTCATGGACCCAGTAGTGGTATCCATTTCTAAACAACCTGTTTCTGCAGGGGGATATGCTCCAGGTATGGTAAATGCAATTGATATTAATAAATATTTAAGTGGCAACTTCACAAGCAGTGAAATTGATATGGATAACGTGGGGTACTTAATACTTAAAAATAATGCCACTGACCCTCCTTATGGTGAAGTGGTTTATCAAAACAAAGCATATAAAATTTTTCAATTTTAA
- a CDS encoding DNA-binding protein, producing the protein MEDQQIFRVALAVAMVGIVGMIVFANDISPREIKIKEMTHSMADEEVILDCFVEQVKKASGSDTYFLRVNDGTAKTTIVLFEGTAHEIEKGGLNLKLLNNRRIRATGTVTNYKGAMELVLKDQNSLKLI; encoded by the coding sequence ATGGAGGATCAACAGATATTTAGAGTCGCTTTAGCTGTGGCTATGGTGGGCATTGTGGGGATGATAGTTTTTGCAAATGATATCAGCCCAAGAGAGATAAAAATAAAAGAAATGACTCATTCAATGGCTGATGAAGAGGTAATTTTGGATTGTTTTGTAGAACAGGTTAAAAAGGCCTCTGGCAGTGATACTTATTTTTTAAGGGTAAATGATGGAACGGCAAAAACAACAATAGTCCTATTTGAGGGAACTGCTCACGAAATAGAAAAAGGGGGATTAAATTTGAAACTATTAAATAATAGGAGAATTAGGGCAACAGGAACAGTTACAAATTATAAAGGCGCTATGGAACTTGTTTTAAAGGACCAAAATTCGCTGAAACTGATATAA
- a CDS encoding ATP-dependent DNA ligase, with translation MSIQSNQVKYESLVNIYQSLDATTKRLEKTDILANFFSNIGAELLPIVTIMALGRVFPVWSEEELGIGSKLLMKAIATVVGITPEDVEDQIRDQGDIGAASELLFKKKSQTTFFSKPLTIEMVYHNLRKVASVSGNRAQSRKIAIILELLSLASPDEAKYITRTVLEELRVGVGEGTIRDAISQAFNVDKNIIDRAHMLTNDLGLVARVAQEEGVEGLQKLSLKPGKPVKPMLAQLAEGIKASVDEMGRVFCETKYDGIRVQIHKKGSKIMIFTRRLENISNAVPDVIQYIENSLPDEDFIVEGEIIVTDNGKPISFQYILQRVRRKYDIEKAMEEVPLTLYLFDVLYYQKPLIDAPLEIRRETLESIVKLEENKIQLSKQVKTDRENIEEAEKLFKDSIDQGHEGIMIKDPTAPYIPGIRGKKMLKYKAEPETLDVVVVGGTYGKGKRAHFVGSYLLALSDEFGDLKTIAHAATGLDDQMLLELSERMEKLIVERKGQKIAVKPHIFLEVAYSEIVKSPEYESGYSLRFPVIKRIRDDLSLEDIDTVQRVNSMFKGH, from the coding sequence ATGTCGATACAATCAAATCAAGTAAAATACGAAAGCCTAGTGAATATTTACCAGTCTTTGGATGCTACTACTAAAAGATTAGAAAAAACAGATATTTTGGCCAACTTTTTCTCCAATATTGGTGCAGAATTACTCCCCATAGTTACTATAATGGCGTTAGGTAGAGTATTTCCTGTGTGGAGCGAAGAAGAATTAGGTATTGGCTCCAAACTTCTTATGAAGGCTATTGCAACAGTGGTGGGGATTACTCCAGAAGATGTTGAAGATCAAATCCGTGATCAGGGGGATATTGGGGCTGCAAGCGAATTATTATTCAAAAAAAAGTCGCAAACTACTTTTTTTTCTAAGCCTCTAACTATTGAAATGGTTTATCATAATCTGCGAAAAGTAGCATCAGTATCTGGTAACAGAGCCCAGTCTCGAAAAATAGCAATTATTTTAGAATTATTATCTTTAGCTTCTCCTGATGAGGCTAAATATATAACTCGGACTGTTTTAGAAGAATTAAGGGTGGGGGTGGGGGAAGGAACCATTCGAGATGCTATTTCTCAAGCATTTAATGTTGATAAAAATATTATAGATAGGGCGCATATGTTAACTAATGATTTAGGGTTGGTGGCGCGTGTTGCTCAGGAGGAAGGGGTAGAAGGACTTCAAAAATTATCATTAAAGCCAGGAAAACCGGTAAAACCTATGTTGGCTCAATTAGCTGAAGGAATAAAGGCTAGTGTGGATGAAATGGGTAGAGTATTTTGTGAGACAAAATATGATGGTATTAGAGTTCAAATTCATAAAAAAGGATCAAAAATAATGATATTCACCAGGCGTCTGGAAAATATTAGTAATGCCGTCCCGGATGTAATTCAATATATTGAAAATTCTCTTCCAGATGAGGATTTTATTGTAGAAGGAGAAATTATTGTTACTGATAATGGTAAACCCATTTCTTTCCAGTATATTTTACAGAGAGTACGCCGAAAATATGACATTGAAAAAGCAATGGAAGAAGTTCCATTAACACTTTATCTTTTCGATGTTCTTTATTATCAAAAACCACTTATAGATGCTCCTCTTGAGATAAGAAGAGAAACATTGGAATCAATTGTCAAACTCGAAGAAAATAAGATTCAACTATCAAAACAGGTTAAAACTGATCGTGAAAATATTGAGGAAGCAGAAAAACTATTTAAGGATTCTATAGATCAGGGGCATGAGGGAATTATGATTAAAGATCCTACTGCACCTTACATCCCTGGAATTCGCGGCAAGAAAATGCTTAAATATAAGGCGGAACCCGAAACCCTGGACGTTGTGGTTGTGGGAGGAACTTATGGGAAAGGAAAAAGGGCTCACTTTGTAGGATCCTATCTTTTAGCACTTAGCGATGAATTCGGGGACTTAAAAACTATTGCTCACGCTGCCACGGGCTTAGATGACCAAATGCTTCTGGAGCTTTCTGAAAGGATGGAAAAACTTATTGTAGAACGAAAAGGTCAAAAAATTGCGGTAAAACCTCACATATTTTTGGAAGTTGCTTATAGTGAAATAGTAAAGAGTCCAGAATATGAAAGTGGTTATTCACTACGATTTCCGGTCATTAAAAGAATCCGCGATGATTTGAGCTTGGAAGATATTGATACTGTTCAAAGAGTAAATTCCATGTTTAAAGGCCATTAA
- a CDS encoding helix-turn-helix transcriptional regulator yields MKQTFDLYENVKDDMKFFINSDVRSKIVLSLMGGSKNLSYLRKELNFSSSTILHAIYLLEDKKLVLKDSGQYYLSQTGELFALKLLSLMKSFSSWNKMECLFLNHEIQVIPSELLEEIGYLEDAYILESDTQNLIGPYDIISKKIQSSKTVNFVSSVYYPFYMDILKKSDITGNIIVTRDILDIIFNESSNQDLNRSNISLWEIGDNLKLSLALADEFMAMGLFLDNGVYDSDRFLISEGHGALNWGKRLFNYYLKQAREFEW; encoded by the coding sequence ATGAAGCAGACTTTTGATCTTTATGAAAATGTAAAAGACGATATGAAGTTCTTTATTAATTCAGATGTGAGGTCTAAAATAGTTCTTAGCCTTATGGGCGGATCTAAAAATTTATCATATCTCCGGAAAGAATTAAATTTCAGTTCTTCAACTATTCTCCACGCCATATATTTGTTAGAAGATAAAAAATTAGTATTAAAAGATTCGGGCCAATACTATTTGTCTCAAACTGGGGAATTGTTTGCTTTGAAGCTTTTAAGTCTCATGAAATCATTTTCTTCCTGGAATAAAATGGAATGTCTATTTTTAAACCATGAAATCCAGGTAATTCCTTCTGAACTTTTGGAAGAGATTGGATATTTGGAAGATGCTTATATATTGGAGTCCGATACTCAAAATCTGATTGGTCCATATGATATTATTTCTAAGAAAATTCAAAGCTCAAAGACGGTAAATTTCGTATCATCGGTATATTATCCATTTTATATGGACATTCTTAAAAAATCGGATATAACTGGAAATATTATTGTCACCCGTGATATTTTGGATATTATATTTAATGAATCAAGTAATCAGGATTTAAATAGGTCTAATATCAGTTTATGGGAAATAGGGGATAATTTAAAACTTTCTTTAGCTCTTGCCGATGAATTTATGGCAATGGGACTATTTTTAGATAATGGAGTTTATGATTCAGATCGCTTTTTGATTAGTGAAGGTCATGGTGCGCTAAATTGGGGGAAACGTCTTTTTAATTACTATTTAAAACAAGCACGAGAATTTGAATGGTAA
- a CDS encoding ferredoxin-thioredoxin reductase catalytic domain-containing protein — MSLSPSSEDVEEFFQKLKKEALNSGYNLNSDEEFTKELLSSILINQQRYGYGACPCRLASGKNEDDMDIICPCDYRDPDLNEYGTCYCGLYVSGEIFRGEKELTSIPERRPPIDERIKVERAQIKDLSISSLKYPIWRCRVCGYLCAREEPPEICPICKVTKDRFEIFL; from the coding sequence TTGAGTTTATCGCCTTCTTCTGAAGATGTGGAGGAATTCTTCCAAAAACTAAAAAAAGAAGCGCTGAATTCGGGATATAATCTCAATAGTGATGAAGAGTTTACTAAAGAACTTTTATCCAGTATATTGATTAACCAGCAGCGTTATGGCTATGGTGCTTGTCCTTGCAGATTGGCATCAGGTAAAAATGAAGATGATATGGATATCATATGCCCATGTGATTATAGGGATCCTGATTTGAATGAATACGGGACTTGTTACTGTGGTTTATATGTTTCCGGTGAAATTTTTAGGGGAGAGAAAGAATTAACTTCTATACCTGAGAGAAGACCTCCTATTGATGAACGTATTAAAGTTGAAAGAGCTCAAATTAAGGATTTATCTATTTCCAGTTTAAAATATCCTATCTGGCGTTGCCGAGTTTGTGGTTATTTATGCGCACGCGAAGAACCACCTGAAATATGCCCCATTTGTAAAGTTACTAAAGATAGGTTTGAAATATTTTTATAA
- a CDS encoding glutaredoxin family protein → MKLEHVDGKNKGDVLLFALSTCGWCKKTRGLLDDLNIAYDYIYVDLIDGEERKEVLENLKKWNPSLSFPTLVLNEERAIIGFDQTSIQGALG, encoded by the coding sequence ATGAAGTTAGAACATGTGGATGGGAAAAATAAAGGAGATGTACTTTTATTTGCATTGAGCACTTGTGGATGGTGTAAAAAAACTCGTGGTCTTCTAGATGACTTAAATATTGCTTATGATTATATTTATGTTGACTTGATCGATGGTGAAGAAAGAAAAGAGGTTCTTGAGAACCTTAAAAAATGGAACCCCTCTTTATCTTTTCCTACACTTGTCCTTAATGAGGAGAGAGCCATTATTGGGTTTGATCAAACTTCTATTCAGGGGGCTTTGGGTTGA
- the thiC gene encoding phosphomethylpyrimidine synthase codes for MTQMEQAKKGKITSEMEDVARNEDVDIQKIIRGLSNGRIVIPKNINGECSPCAIGEGLTTKINANIGSSSEKEDISQEIEKALVAVQYGAHAVMDLSTGPDLNEVRKAILGAIDVPIGTVPIYEAGVAACARDGAVVDMDEDDMFQAIENQAKEGVDFMTIHCGINKDTVNKLRKSERLMGIVSRGGAFLAAWIMQNQQENPLYQNYEYLLEIAYEYDITLSLGDGLRPGCLSDATDIPQIQELITLGQLVQRARDADVQCMVEGPGHVPLDQIVANMKIQKTICKGAPFYVLGPIVTDMAPGYDHITSAIGGAIAASSGADFLCYVTPAEHLAIPGIEEVKEGVIASKIAAQAADISLGIKSAWENEKKMSNARKNFAWEEQFNLAFDSEKPKKYRKECPVKEEDMCSMCGEYCALRLVKDDL; via the coding sequence TTGACACAGATGGAACAAGCTAAAAAGGGTAAAATAACATCTGAAATGGAAGATGTTGCCCGAAATGAAGATGTTGATATTCAAAAAATTATCAGAGGTTTATCTAATGGTAGGATTGTCATTCCCAAAAATATTAATGGGGAATGTTCGCCTTGCGCTATAGGGGAAGGTTTAACTACCAAAATTAATGCTAATATTGGTTCTTCTTCAGAAAAAGAAGATATTAGTCAAGAAATAGAAAAAGCCCTTGTGGCAGTTCAATATGGTGCCCATGCCGTAATGGATCTAAGTACTGGTCCTGACTTAAATGAAGTAAGAAAAGCCATACTCGGCGCAATTGATGTTCCTATTGGTACCGTACCTATCTATGAAGCTGGTGTTGCCGCATGTGCCCGAGATGGTGCAGTAGTAGATATGGATGAGGATGATATGTTTCAGGCTATTGAAAATCAAGCTAAAGAAGGCGTTGATTTCATGACCATCCATTGTGGTATAAATAAAGACACCGTCAATAAATTGCGCAAATCCGAACGATTAATGGGGATAGTAAGTCGTGGTGGTGCTTTTTTAGCGGCGTGGATAATGCAAAACCAGCAAGAAAATCCATTATATCAAAATTATGAATATTTGCTGGAGATTGCTTATGAATATGATATCACACTTAGTTTAGGTGACGGTTTAAGGCCAGGATGTCTTTCAGATGCTACGGATATTCCTCAAATACAGGAGCTGATTACTTTGGGGCAATTGGTACAGAGAGCTAGAGATGCTGATGTACAATGCATGGTGGAAGGCCCAGGGCATGTTCCTTTAGATCAAATAGTGGCGAACATGAAAATACAAAAAACTATATGTAAAGGGGCTCCTTTTTATGTGCTAGGTCCGATTGTAACAGATATGGCTCCAGGATATGATCATATAACTTCTGCTATTGGTGGTGCTATTGCCGCATCATCTGGCGCGGACTTTTTATGTTATGTAACTCCTGCAGAACATTTGGCCATACCTGGAATTGAAGAAGTTAAAGAAGGTGTAATCGCATCTAAAATCGCTGCTCAAGCAGCAGATATTTCTTTAGGAATTAAATCTGCTTGGGAAAATGAAAAAAAGATGTCTAATGCTAGAAAAAATTTTGCATGGGAAGAACAGTTTAATCTGGCATTTGATTCAGAAAAACCCAAAAAATATAGAAAAGAATGCCCAGTTAAAGAAGAGGATATGTGTTCTATGTGTGGAGAATATTGTGCTCTTAGACTGGTTAAAGACGATCTATAA
- a CDS encoding CBS domain-containing protein, with translation MIRNLYAQDIMITDVIVSAPEDLVAAANLKMVRTNIGGVPVVKESKLIGLITHRDILLAGGEALKLKVEDLMSKNLVVVSKDTHLKDISKIMADTGYQRIPVVEDEHLIGLITQSCIIKAVADYLD, from the coding sequence ATGATAAGAAACCTGTATGCCCAGGATATCATGATAACGGATGTCATAGTTTCAGCTCCAGAAGACTTGGTAGCTGCGGCTAATCTTAAAATGGTGCGAACAAACATCGGCGGAGTTCCTGTTGTCAAAGAAAGTAAACTTATAGGCCTTATAACTCATCGAGACATATTATTGGCTGGGGGCGAAGCCCTCAAACTCAAAGTAGAAGATTTAATGAGTAAAAACCTGGTTGTAGTATCTAAAGACACACACCTTAAAGACATAAGTAAGATTATGGCCGACACGGGATACCAGAGAATTCCGGTAGTTGAAGATGAACATCTAATTGGATTAATAACCCAAAGCTGCATCATCAAAGCAGTTGCTGATTACCTGGACTAA
- a CDS encoding methanogenesis marker 8 protein, giving the protein MGEHVIEAMGKAKVVIKDGKVVEVGEPQIKYCPLFHKYRGIEELNPQNIKENIEFRINDFGMCTPQRELKMRDFLSFGISEILSTLLDEKIIDCAVMACDGCGTVIVKDSEAAQGVGGRISGIISTSPIKEVIENLGKENVLDVETAELNQIKGVEKAINYGCKNIAVTVALSGDALKLRELEREYDVNLYIFAVHVTGLSKDDARSLFDSADVITSCASRTVRKIGEKEALLAVGASIPIYAASENGKEFLLRRIEKMGGLKEKKNAKIPDPLI; this is encoded by the coding sequence ATGGGCGAACATGTTATTGAAGCCATGGGGAAGGCCAAAGTAGTTATAAAAGATGGAAAAGTTGTTGAAGTTGGGGAACCCCAAATCAAATATTGCCCTTTATTTCACAAATACCGTGGAATAGAAGAATTAAACCCTCAAAATATTAAAGAAAACATAGAATTCAGAATCAATGATTTTGGTATGTGTACGCCTCAAAGAGAACTGAAAATGAGAGATTTCCTATCCTTTGGTATTTCTGAGATACTTTCTACACTTTTAGATGAAAAAATAATAGACTGTGCAGTAATGGCCTGTGATGGGTGCGGCACGGTCATTGTAAAAGATAGTGAGGCTGCCCAGGGAGTAGGGGGTCGCATATCTGGTATTATCTCTACCAGCCCTATTAAAGAAGTTATAGAAAATTTAGGCAAAGAAAATGTTTTAGATGTAGAAACTGCTGAGTTGAATCAGATAAAAGGCGTAGAAAAAGCAATTAATTATGGATGTAAAAATATCGCTGTTACCGTAGCTCTTTCGGGGGATGCTTTAAAACTCAGGGAATTAGAAAGAGAATATGATGTAAATTTATATATATTCGCAGTTCATGTCACTGGACTCTCAAAAGATGACGCTAGATCATTATTTGATTCTGCAGACGTGATAACATCATGTGCTTCGCGTACAGTGCGAAAAATTGGAGAAAAAGAAGCCTTACTTGCAGTAGGTGCATCTATACCTATTTATGCTGCTAGTGAAAATGGAAAGGAATTTTTACTTAGAAGAATAGAAAAGATGGGTGGGTTAAAGGAAAAGAAAAATGCTAAAATTCCAGACCCATTAATCTAA
- a CDS encoding MTH865 family protein, translating into MQVKEDIRKQIVGALAGADFPIKTPDELMSALPDGPDTTCKSGDVELKASDAGKALTADDFPFKNAREVADTIINRAGL; encoded by the coding sequence ATGCAAGTAAAAGAAGATATACGTAAACAGATAGTTGGGGCATTAGCTGGAGCGGATTTCCCCATAAAAACACCAGATGAACTTATGTCCGCACTTCCAGATGGCCCAGACACCACCTGTAAATCAGGAGATGTAGAATTAAAAGCATCCGACGCTGGAAAAGCACTAACAGCAGATGATTTCCCATTTAAAAATGCTCGAGAAGTGGCAGATACCATAATAAACAGAGCGGGTTTATAA